One window of Chamaesiphon minutus PCC 6605 genomic DNA carries:
- the gcvP gene encoding aminomethyl-transferring glycine dehydrogenase, which translates to MTQSLDRLTAANISSTTEANPWADAEFIQRHIGPRSLDLDKMLEVLGVASLAELIDRTVPATIKMQQPLAIETVKSEHTVLNQLKQIAAKNLIFRSYIGMGYANCITPTVIQRNILENPGWYTQYTPYQPEISQGRLEALLNFQTVIMDLTGMAIANASLLDEGTAAAEAMSMSYGLQKTKFNTFWISEAAHPQTIDVIKTRAIPLGIEIVVGDHKNIDFSQQIFGMLLQYPATDGAVYDYQEVIEQAHQAGAIVTVAADLLSLTLLKPPGEFGADIVVGNTQRFGVPLGYGGPHAAYFATKDAYKRQIPGRLVGVSKDKRGKTALRLALQTREQHIRRDKATSNICTAQVLLAIMAGMYAVYHGPEGLKSIAMRIHDLTTTLATGLTKLGYSIGDAPYFDTLQVETPDRANAILERAKSQQINLRSIDLHHVGISLDETTTPADVMDLWRIFAGDKVLDFTFSEIDSNNVPSTIQASTLARNSEYLTHPVFNIYHSETELLRYITRLQSKDLSLAQAMIPLGSCTMKLNSTSEMVPVTWAEFGQIHPFAPVEQAKGYQVLFDDLERWLAEITGFDAISLQPNAGSQGEYAGLLVIREYHQQRGDIDRNVCLIPQSAHGTNPASAVMAGMQVVPIACDNDGNIDIEDLRAKATKYADKLAALMVTYPSTHGVFEEGIVEICSIVHEHGGQVYMDGANLNAQVGLCRPGDFGADVCHLNLHKTFCIPHGGGGPGMGPIGVMAHLTPYLPTHKVIPMGGTQGIGAVSAAPWSSASILPISWVYIALMGGAGLKLATEVAILSANYIAKRLENHYSVLYKGTNGFVAHECILDLREFKKTADIEVDDIAKRLIDYGFHPPTVSWPVAGTVMVEPTESESLAELDRFCDAMIAIREEIREIEIGNVDKQNNALKNAPHTIVDLVDANWDRPYSREQAVYPVAGLQDYKFWPAVGRIDQAYGDRNLVCSCLPMDAYSQE; encoded by the coding sequence ATGACCCAATCTCTAGATCGGTTGACTGCGGCGAATATCTCTAGTACGACGGAAGCCAATCCTTGGGCAGATGCTGAGTTTATTCAACGGCATATTGGGCCGCGATCGCTAGATCTCGACAAGATGCTGGAGGTATTGGGTGTAGCTAGCTTGGCGGAGTTAATCGATCGCACGGTACCAGCTACGATTAAAATGCAGCAGCCGTTGGCAATTGAGACAGTAAAAAGCGAACATACCGTATTAAATCAGCTCAAACAAATTGCTGCAAAAAATTTGATTTTTCGTTCTTATATTGGCATGGGTTATGCAAATTGCATTACTCCCACAGTCATCCAACGCAATATTTTAGAAAATCCAGGTTGGTACACTCAATATACGCCGTATCAACCAGAAATTTCGCAAGGAAGATTAGAAGCTTTACTCAATTTTCAGACCGTGATTATGGATCTGACGGGAATGGCGATCGCGAATGCGTCGTTACTCGATGAGGGTACGGCAGCGGCTGAAGCGATGTCGATGAGTTATGGCCTTCAGAAGACAAAGTTTAATACTTTCTGGATATCCGAAGCTGCTCATCCACAAACGATCGATGTAATTAAAACTCGCGCCATTCCATTAGGAATTGAAATCGTAGTTGGCGACCACAAAAATATCGATTTTAGCCAACAGATATTTGGGATGTTATTACAGTATCCCGCGACCGATGGAGCTGTTTACGATTATCAAGAAGTAATCGAACAGGCTCATCAAGCAGGCGCGATCGTCACCGTTGCTGCCGATTTACTCAGCCTTACCTTACTCAAACCACCAGGTGAATTCGGCGCAGATATCGTCGTCGGCAATACCCAACGGTTCGGGGTACCATTAGGTTATGGTGGCCCCCACGCTGCCTATTTTGCGACCAAAGATGCCTACAAGCGGCAAATCCCCGGTCGGTTAGTCGGCGTATCTAAAGACAAGCGCGGTAAAACGGCACTCCGTCTAGCCCTGCAAACTCGCGAACAACACATCCGTCGCGATAAAGCCACCAGTAATATTTGTACCGCCCAAGTTCTGTTAGCAATTATGGCGGGAATGTACGCGGTTTATCATGGACCCGAAGGCTTGAAATCGATCGCGATGCGGATTCACGACCTGACTACAACCCTCGCCACAGGCTTGACTAAACTAGGCTACTCGATCGGTGATGCCCCTTATTTCGATACTCTTCAAGTCGAAACACCCGATCGGGCTAATGCCATCTTAGAACGAGCCAAATCTCAACAAATTAACTTGAGATCGATCGATCTGCATCATGTCGGTATCTCCTTAGACGAAACCACTACACCAGCCGATGTGATGGATTTATGGCGGATTTTTGCAGGAGATAAAGTACTCGATTTTACCTTCTCCGAAATCGATAGTAATAACGTCCCCTCGACTATCCAAGCCTCAACATTAGCCCGCAACTCCGAGTACCTTACTCACCCCGTCTTCAATATCTATCACTCCGAAACTGAATTGCTACGGTATATTACCCGCCTGCAATCAAAGGATCTATCTCTCGCCCAAGCGATGATTCCCCTCGGTTCCTGCACCATGAAACTCAACTCCACCTCCGAGATGGTACCTGTAACTTGGGCAGAATTCGGGCAAATTCACCCCTTCGCACCTGTAGAACAAGCAAAAGGGTATCAAGTATTATTTGACGACCTCGAACGCTGGTTGGCCGAAATTACGGGCTTTGATGCGATCTCTCTCCAACCCAATGCAGGTTCCCAGGGTGAATACGCTGGATTACTGGTCATCCGCGAATACCACCAACAGCGTGGCGATATCGATCGCAATGTCTGCCTGATTCCTCAATCTGCCCACGGCACCAACCCCGCCAGCGCAGTCATGGCCGGAATGCAAGTAGTCCCGATCGCCTGCGACAATGATGGCAACATCGACATCGAAGATCTCCGCGCCAAAGCCACCAAATATGCGGACAAATTAGCCGCCTTAATGGTGACCTACCCATCCACCCACGGCGTATTTGAAGAAGGAATCGTCGAGATTTGCTCGATCGTTCACGAGCATGGTGGACAAGTCTACATGGATGGAGCCAACCTCAACGCCCAAGTCGGTTTGTGTCGCCCAGGCGACTTCGGTGCCGATGTCTGTCACCTCAACCTTCACAAAACCTTCTGCATCCCCCACGGCGGCGGCGGCCCTGGCATGGGACCGATCGGTGTGATGGCACATCTTACCCCCTATCTCCCCACCCACAAAGTCATCCCCATGGGTGGTACTCAGGGCATCGGCGCAGTCTCCGCCGCCCCTTGGAGCAGCGCAAGCATTTTACCGATTTCCTGGGTCTACATCGCCCTCATGGGTGGAGCGGGTCTGAAATTAGCCACCGAAGTTGCCATCCTTAGTGCCAACTACATCGCCAAACGGTTAGAAAATCACTATTCCGTCCTCTATAAAGGCACCAACGGTTTTGTTGCCCACGAGTGCATCCTCGACCTGCGGGAGTTTAAAAAGACCGCCGATATCGAGGTCGATGACATCGCCAAACGCCTAATCGATTATGGTTTCCATCCTCCCACCGTCTCCTGGCCAGTCGCCGGAACGGTGATGGTTGAGCCAACTGAAAGCGAATCCCTCGCGGAACTCGACAGGTTCTGCGATGCAATGATCGCCATCCGTGAAGAAATCCGCGAAATCGAAATCGGTAATGTGGATAAGCAAAATAACGCGCTGAAAAATGCCCCACACACGATCGTCGATCTAGTGGATGCTAATTGGGATCGTCCTTACAGTCGGGAGCAAGCTGTATATCCAGTAGCTGGGTTGCAGGATTATAAGTTCTGGCCAGCAGTAGGACGGATCGATCAGGCTTACGGGGACAGGAATCTCGTTTGTTCTTGTCTGCCGATGGATGCCTACAGTCAGGAGTAG
- a CDS encoding YcxB family protein, with product MNDLQEASDVSSIYSPVKVVKSVKNILIAYGILFLIFILILLSKGNGVPPKAWTVLVFNFLILSVASCAVACILVLQNRFLVKRAWNNSTDDFKHEICVETNEIGIKIITARSESIMQYSVYTYWQETSSLFIIYYQDGSLYNIIPKTAFSDEDRVSEFRQLLIANIPSKRKKG from the coding sequence TTGAATGATTTACAAGAAGCATCTGACGTTTCTTCCATATACTCCCCAGTAAAAGTAGTCAAATCCGTAAAAAATATATTGATTGCATATGGTATTTTATTTTTAATCTTTATATTAATATTATTATCAAAAGGAAATGGTGTTCCTCCAAAAGCTTGGACTGTTCTTGTTTTCAATTTCTTGATTCTATCCGTAGCCTCTTGTGCAGTAGCTTGTATTCTTGTCTTACAAAATCGTTTTTTAGTGAAGAGAGCGTGGAATAATTCAACAGATGACTTCAAACATGAAATTTGTGTTGAGACAAATGAGATAGGAATTAAAATCATAACTGCTCGATCCGAATCAATAATGCAGTATTCTGTTTATACCTATTGGCAAGAAACTTCAAGCTTATTTATTATTTATTATCAAGATGGCAGCTTGTATAACATAATACCTAAGACAGCTTTTAGTGATGAAGATAGAGTTAGTGAATTTCGTCAATTATTAATAGCAAATATACCTAGCAAGCGGAAAAAAGGGTGA
- a CDS encoding CobW family GTP-binding protein, which produces MTSTTIAPTLEIINVDQKLVPVTIITGFLGSGKTTLLNHILQNQQGIKTAVLVNEFGEIGIDNELIVATGEDMVELNNGCICCTINEDLVKAVHKVLARSEQIDYLVVETTGLADPLPVALTFLGTELRDITRLDSIITLVDAANFSLDLFNSEAAQSQITYGDIILLNKTDLVDEADVDLLEVRLRDMKEGARIIRTKKSQVSLPMILSVGLFESDKYLDTPDSHDEHHHHDHAHDHSHDHAHAEDHTNCDHDHGKCEHDHHGHDHHHDHSHHLENDGFTSLSFVSDRPFLLRKFQHFLDNQLTVNIFRAKGFLWFDESDKCHVFHLCGKRFSIDDEQWKGQPQTKFVLIGQDLDRDKIIEQLEKCLTTPKITVGKGFGR; this is translated from the coding sequence ATGACATCAACTACGATCGCTCCAACTCTCGAAATCATTAATGTAGACCAGAAGTTAGTACCTGTAACGATTATCACGGGATTTCTCGGTAGTGGCAAGACTACTCTACTCAATCATATCCTCCAAAATCAACAAGGCATCAAAACGGCGGTGCTCGTTAATGAGTTTGGCGAAATCGGTATCGATAACGAGCTGATTGTCGCCACAGGCGAGGATATGGTAGAGCTAAATAATGGTTGTATTTGCTGCACGATTAATGAAGATTTAGTCAAAGCCGTCCATAAAGTCTTGGCTCGATCGGAACAGATCGATTATTTGGTAGTTGAAACTACAGGTTTGGCCGATCCTTTACCAGTTGCACTAACGTTTTTGGGTACGGAGTTGCGCGATATTACCAGACTCGATTCGATTATTACTTTAGTCGATGCAGCTAATTTCAGTCTCGATCTATTCAATAGCGAAGCTGCCCAAAGTCAAATTACCTATGGCGATATCATTCTTCTCAATAAGACCGATCTAGTCGATGAAGCAGATGTAGATTTATTAGAAGTCCGCCTTCGTGATATGAAAGAAGGCGCGAGAATTATTCGGACTAAAAAATCGCAAGTGTCATTACCGATGATTCTCAGTGTCGGTTTATTCGAGTCAGATAAATATCTGGATACACCAGATAGTCATGACGAACATCATCATCACGACCACGCACACGACCACAGTCACGACCATGCACATGCGGAAGACCATACCAATTGCGACCACGACCATGGTAAATGCGAACACGACCACCACGGACACGACCATCATCACGACCATTCACATCATTTAGAGAATGATGGTTTTACTTCATTATCATTCGTCAGCGATCGACCATTTCTATTGCGGAAGTTTCAGCATTTCTTAGACAATCAATTGACTGTAAATATCTTCCGCGCCAAAGGATTTTTATGGTTCGATGAAAGCGATAAATGTCATGTATTTCACCTCTGTGGTAAACGGTTCTCGATCGATGACGAACAGTGGAAAGGTCAACCTCAAACTAAGTTTGTCCTCATCGGCCAAGATCTAGATCGAGATAAGATTATCGAGCAGTTAGAAAAATGTTTGACTACTCCTAAAATAACCGTTGGCAAAGGTTTTGGCAGATAG
- the cysS gene encoding cysteine--tRNA ligase, whose protein sequence is MSLTIYNTLSRTKEPFQTLTPNQVKMYCCGVTVYDYCHLGHARSYIVWDTVRRYLQWRGYEVQYVQNFTDIDDKILKRADVEQSSMTAVAEKYTDAYFEDLHRLNVRDADSYPLATKHIQEIQDLIGDLERKGFAYAVDGDVYFRVRKDDDYGKLSKRNLDDLRAGAGERIEAADPDQIKKEDPFDFALWKTAKPGEPSWESPWGNGRPGWHIECSAMIQKQLGETIDIHCGGGDLVFPHHENEIAQSECAHDRPLSTYWMHNGMVKLSGEKMSKSLGNFITIRKLLDDYRDANDNQIDPMTVRLFVLTAQYRKPMDFSDASITAAGQSWQTIKDGLLFGYEYGQKLGWDNLDLVRSTQSTTIAEVDRFRTAVDDDFNFAEGLVILFELAKELRKVGNIIAHDSEQTVDPNLLKDKWQTLIELAGVLGLEVNPDELKAPTSGLSDEQIESLLAERQIARANKDFATSDRIRAQLTEEKIVVIDKAGVPSTWYRG, encoded by the coding sequence ATGAGCCTAACCATATACAACACCCTCTCCAGAACCAAAGAGCCGTTCCAAACCTTGACACCGAACCAGGTGAAAATGTACTGCTGCGGGGTGACTGTATACGACTACTGCCATCTCGGTCACGCTCGATCGTATATTGTCTGGGATACCGTCCGTCGCTATCTGCAATGGCGCGGCTATGAAGTGCAATACGTCCAAAATTTTACCGATATCGACGACAAAATCCTCAAACGCGCCGATGTCGAACAAAGTTCGATGACAGCAGTTGCCGAAAAATATACCGATGCCTATTTTGAAGATCTCCATCGCCTGAACGTCCGTGACGCCGATAGCTATCCCCTCGCCACCAAACACATCCAAGAAATTCAAGATTTGATTGGCGATCTCGAACGCAAAGGCTTTGCCTACGCCGTAGACGGCGATGTCTACTTCCGCGTCCGCAAAGATGATGACTATGGCAAACTCTCCAAACGCAACCTCGACGATCTTCGTGCAGGCGCAGGCGAACGCATCGAAGCCGCAGATCCCGACCAAATTAAGAAAGAAGATCCCTTCGACTTTGCCCTCTGGAAGACCGCAAAACCGGGCGAACCCTCCTGGGAATCTCCCTGGGGAAATGGTCGCCCAGGCTGGCATATAGAATGCTCTGCGATGATCCAAAAACAGTTGGGCGAAACGATCGATATCCATTGCGGCGGCGGCGATCTCGTCTTTCCCCATCATGAAAATGAAATCGCCCAATCAGAATGCGCTCACGATCGACCGTTATCCACCTACTGGATGCACAATGGGATGGTCAAACTCAGCGGTGAAAAAATGTCCAAATCCTTGGGCAACTTTATCACGATCCGCAAATTACTCGATGATTATCGCGATGCAAACGACAACCAAATCGATCCGATGACGGTACGACTATTCGTCCTCACCGCGCAATATCGCAAACCGATGGATTTTAGCGATGCCTCGATTACCGCCGCCGGACAAAGCTGGCAGACAATCAAAGATGGCTTGTTATTTGGTTATGAATATGGCCAAAAATTAGGCTGGGATAATTTAGATCTTGTGCGATCGACCCAATCTACTACCATCGCAGAAGTAGACAGATTTCGGACAGCAGTGGACGATGATTTTAACTTTGCTGAAGGTTTAGTTATCTTATTTGAACTAGCCAAAGAATTACGAAAAGTCGGTAATATTATCGCCCATGACAGCGAACAAACAGTAGATCCCAATCTGCTCAAAGACAAGTGGCAAACATTAATTGAATTAGCAGGAGTATTAGGTTTGGAAGTCAATCCCGACGAATTAAAAGCACCAACTAGTGGCTTGAGCGACGAACAGATCGAATCACTACTAGCCGAACGCCAAATCGCCAGAGCGAATAAGGATTTTGCCACCAGCGATCGCATCCGCGCTCAATTGACAGAAGAGAAGATTGTCGTAATTGATAAAGCTGGAGTTCCCAGCACTTGGTATCGAGGGTAA
- the gcvH gene encoding glycine cleavage system protein GcvH has protein sequence MSLEYPDNLRYTDSHEYVELTADTATVGVSAFAVDQLGDIVFVDLPEVGDTIVKGSAFGTIESVKAVEDLKAPISGTVTKRNDAAIDAPEIISTDPYTTGWLLEVQVADPNQLDGTFSAAEYRAKVEGA, from the coding sequence ATGAGCTTAGAATATCCCGATAATTTACGCTACACAGATTCACACGAATACGTAGAATTGACCGCAGACACCGCCACAGTCGGCGTGAGTGCCTTTGCCGTAGATCAGTTAGGCGATATTGTATTTGTCGATTTACCAGAAGTTGGCGACACGATCGTCAAAGGTAGTGCATTTGGCACGATCGAATCTGTCAAAGCTGTCGAAGATCTTAAAGCACCGATTAGCGGTACAGTCACCAAACGCAACGATGCCGCGATCGATGCACCAGAAATCATTAGCACCGATCCTTATACCACTGGCTGGTTGCTGGAAGTCCAAGTTGCAGATCCTAACCAACTCGATGGCACATTTTCAGCGGCTGAATATCGCGCTAAAGTCGAAGGAGCTTAG
- the polA gene encoding DNA polymerase I: MSQTPLLILVDGHSLAYRSYFAYAKSKSGGLMTSAGVPTSICFGFVKALVEIINSQKPDSMAIAFDLRAPTFRHEADDNYKADRVETPEDFTIDIQNLYQLLTALNLPTITAVGFEADDVLGTLAGRASREGYQVKILSGDKDMFQLVSDRDRVSVLYLSSAYSQSGASVTEMNEQAVFDKMGVTAAQIIDYKALCGDKSDSIPGVRGIGDKTAVKLLNEYGDLATIYERVEEILGANGKKLIAGKDDATHSQYLAKIITDVPLEIELPETKLTGFDFQQVQPILQTLELHRFSKDIEKLQEAFGGAAAPTPESINSPHEPVREIVTPQGSIVTDDGGDDMWFFSAEDTDKFQLSKLSPIQPQIIDTEAKLQALITNLQQHTDPDRPVAWDTETTDLEPRNAELVGIGCCWGAEPDTMAYIPIGHESGDNLALELVLTNLKPILEAAIYPKVLQNAKFDRLVFKNQGINLAGVVFDTMLASYVINPDNSHNLTDLSSRYLSIVPQSYEDLVPKGKTIANISIPAVAEYCGMDVWGTYRLYDILKAELAAAPKLLALLQEIELPLEPILANMEDRGINIDAEYLKTLSNVLAEDLAKIEEQTYVLAGEKFNIGSPKQLGHILFEKLELDTKGIRKTQSGYSTDVNTLEKLQGKHEVVDLILQHRTFSKLKSTYVDALPALIHPKTGRVHTDFNQAVTSTGRLSSSNPNLQNIPIRTEFSRQIRRAFVPAPGWLLAAVDYSQIELRILAHLSQEPVLITAYNQNEDIHTVTAKLLFESDTVTSEQRRMGKIINFGVVYGMGAARFGRETGIKASEAKIFIDKFYDRYPGIFDYLERVKREAIALGYVETVCGRRRYFKFESGKLRGLKGSDPNSIDLDNLGNLGQVDAGHLRAAANAPIQGSSADIIKLAMIEIDKLLEPYQAKMLLQVHDELVLEVPQDEWEELQPKIKATMESAIDLSVPMVAEIGSGANWMDAK, translated from the coding sequence ATGTCTCAAACTCCCCTACTAATCCTCGTTGATGGACATTCCTTGGCTTACCGTTCCTACTTTGCCTATGCCAAAAGTAAGAGCGGTGGCTTGATGACTTCGGCGGGAGTACCGACGAGTATTTGTTTTGGATTTGTCAAGGCTTTGGTTGAGATTATTAATAGTCAAAAGCCGGATTCGATGGCGATCGCGTTTGACTTACGCGCGCCAACATTCAGACATGAAGCTGATGACAATTATAAAGCAGATCGAGTGGAAACTCCTGAAGATTTCACGATCGACATTCAAAACCTATATCAACTATTGACGGCGTTAAATTTACCGACGATTACGGCGGTGGGATTTGAGGCGGATGATGTATTGGGGACACTGGCGGGGAGAGCTAGCCGCGAGGGTTATCAGGTGAAGATCTTATCTGGCGATAAGGATATGTTTCAACTGGTGAGCGATCGCGATCGAGTGAGCGTGTTGTATCTATCCTCAGCTTACTCGCAAAGTGGGGCATCTGTAACTGAGATGAACGAGCAGGCTGTATTTGATAAGATGGGCGTGACTGCGGCGCAGATTATCGACTATAAGGCGTTGTGTGGGGATAAGTCGGATAGCATTCCTGGCGTGCGGGGAATTGGCGATAAAACGGCAGTGAAATTGTTGAATGAATATGGAGATCTGGCGACTATTTACGAGCGCGTAGAGGAGATTCTAGGCGCGAATGGGAAGAAGTTGATCGCGGGTAAGGATGATGCTACTCATTCTCAGTATTTGGCGAAAATTATTACTGATGTGCCGCTAGAAATTGAGTTGCCAGAGACGAAATTAACTGGGTTTGATTTTCAGCAGGTGCAGCCAATATTACAAACATTGGAACTGCATCGGTTTAGTAAAGATATCGAGAAACTGCAAGAAGCTTTTGGTGGTGCTGCGGCTCCAACTCCTGAGAGTATTAATAGTCCCCACGAGCCAGTGCGTGAGATTGTTACACCGCAGGGATCGATTGTCACTGATGATGGTGGTGACGATATGTGGTTTTTTAGTGCTGAGGATACCGACAAGTTTCAACTTAGCAAGCTATCGCCGATTCAACCACAAATTATCGATACTGAAGCCAAATTACAAGCTTTAATAACCAATCTTCAGCAACATACAGATCCAGATCGTCCCGTTGCATGGGATACGGAAACTACTGATTTAGAACCGCGCAATGCGGAATTAGTCGGGATTGGTTGTTGTTGGGGTGCGGAACCTGACACGATGGCATATATTCCGATCGGGCACGAATCGGGAGATAATTTAGCTCTAGAATTAGTCCTCACAAATCTCAAGCCGATCCTCGAAGCTGCGATATATCCGAAGGTATTGCAGAATGCAAAATTCGATCGATTGGTATTTAAAAACCAAGGCATCAACCTCGCAGGTGTTGTTTTCGATACGATGTTGGCGAGCTACGTCATCAATCCCGACAATAGCCACAACCTCACCGATTTATCCAGCCGCTATCTGAGCATCGTCCCCCAGAGCTACGAAGATCTGGTACCGAAAGGAAAAACTATTGCCAATATTAGCATCCCTGCCGTGGCGGAATATTGCGGGATGGATGTCTGGGGTACCTACCGCCTCTACGACATCCTCAAAGCCGAATTAGCCGCCGCACCGAAGTTACTCGCACTGTTGCAAGAGATCGAATTACCCCTCGAACCGATTCTTGCCAATATGGAAGATCGGGGGATTAATATCGATGCTGAATATCTAAAAACACTCTCGAACGTTTTAGCTGAAGACTTAGCCAAAATCGAAGAGCAAACCTACGTCCTCGCAGGCGAAAAATTCAACATCGGTTCGCCCAAACAATTGGGACATATCTTATTTGAAAAACTCGAATTAGACACCAAAGGTATCCGTAAAACTCAATCTGGCTACTCCACCGATGTCAATACCTTGGAGAAATTGCAAGGCAAACATGAAGTCGTCGATCTGATTTTACAACACCGCACATTTTCCAAACTCAAATCTACCTACGTCGATGCCCTTCCCGCATTAATCCACCCCAAAACAGGTAGAGTTCACACCGATTTCAATCAAGCCGTTACCAGCACGGGAAGACTTTCATCCTCCAATCCCAACCTCCAAAATATCCCGATTCGTACCGAATTTAGCCGCCAAATTCGCCGCGCCTTTGTCCCCGCACCTGGCTGGCTGCTCGCAGCAGTTGATTACTCCCAAATCGAACTCCGCATCCTCGCCCATCTGAGTCAAGAACCCGTTTTAATTACTGCTTACAACCAAAACGAAGATATCCACACCGTCACCGCCAAACTCTTATTTGAAAGCGATACCGTCACCAGCGAACAACGCCGGATGGGTAAGATCATTAACTTCGGCGTAGTTTATGGCATGGGTGCGGCAAGATTCGGGCGAGAAACTGGCATAAAAGCCAGCGAAGCTAAAATCTTCATCGATAAGTTTTACGATCGATATCCAGGCATTTTTGACTATTTAGAGCGCGTGAAACGAGAAGCGATCGCGTTAGGATATGTGGAAACTGTCTGCGGACGGCGGCGGTATTTTAAGTTTGAAAGTGGTAAATTGCGTGGTTTAAAAGGTAGCGATCCAAATAGTATCGATCTGGATAATCTCGGCAATCTCGGACAAGTAGATGCGGGACATTTACGCGCGGCGGCGAATGCCCCGATTCAGGGTTCGAGTGCGGATATTATTAAGTTAGCGATGATTGAAATCGATAAGTTATTGGAGCCATATCAAGCGAAAATGTTGTTGCAAGTACATGATGAATTGGTGTTGGAAGTTCCGCAGGATGAGTGGGAGGAGTTGCAACCGAAAATTAAGGCGACGATGGAGAGTGCGATCGATTTGAGTGTGCCGATGGTGGCGGAGATTGGTAGTGGGGCTAATTGGATGGATGCGAAATAG